A window of Eriocheir sinensis breed Jianghai 21 chromosome 63, ASM2467909v1, whole genome shotgun sequence contains these coding sequences:
- the LOC126987022 gene encoding insoluble matrix shell protein 4-like, with product MTRLTRLLVLAAVVSVCLSQQRSYLPPTNGNGNGNGNGNGNGNGVNGNGNGNGVNGNGNGNGNGFNGNGNGNGGTHGNGNGNGNGNGNGFNGNGNGIGNGNGNGVNGNGNGNGNGFNGNGNGNGNGFNGNGNGNGFNGNGNGNGNGNGFNGNGNGNGNGNGNGFNGDPLAALSAAIGGGGVAGVDYPVLSPAAVPDTGFSCQGLLPGYYADTAPEAGCQLFHICQAGGRQDSFLCPNGTVFNQRYFVCDWWYNFDCSTAPDFYNLNANIGDTNEHVNGNGNGNGNGNGNGNGNGNGNGNGNGNGNGNGNGNGGNGNGNGNGGNGNGGNGNGNGNGGNGNGGNGNGNGNGGNGNGGNGNGNGNGGNGNGNGNGNGNGGNGNGNGLGNGNGNGNGNGNGIGNGNGNGYSYPRPGNGNGNGNGNGNGNGNGNGNGNNGNGNGNGNGNGNGNGNGNGFGHSYG from the exons ATGACCCGCCTCACGAGACTCCTTGTACTGGCAG CTGTGGTGAGCGTCTGTTTGTCTCAGCAACGGAGCTACCTGCCTCCCACAAACGGCAATGGCAACGGTAATGGAAACGGCAACGGTAATGGCAACGGAGTGAACGGTAACGGCAATGGCAACGGGGTGAACGGTAACGGTAACGGCAACGGTAATGGCTTCAACGGTAATGGCAACGGAAATGGTGGCACTCACGGGAACGGCAACGGGAATGGAAATGGCAACGGAAACGGCTTCAATGGCAACGGTAATGGAATAGGCAACGGAAACGGCAATGGAGTCAACGGCAATGGAAATGGGAATGGGAACGGATTTAACGGCAACGGGAATGGAAATGGCAACGGGTTCAACGGCAACGGGAATGGTAACGGGTTCAACGGCAATGGTAATGGAAATGGCAACGGCAATGGCTTTAACGGCAACGGTAATGGCAATGGTAACGGTAACGGCAACGGCTTCAACGGGGACCCCTTGGCGGCCCTGAGCGCGGCTATCGGCGGGGGCGGTGTGGCGGGCGTGGACTACCCtgtgctgtcccccgccgccgtGCCCGACACCGGCTTCTCCTGCCAGGGTCTGCTGCCAGGCTACTACGCCGACACCGCCCCCGAAGCTGGCTGCCag CTGTTCCACATATGCCAGGCGGGCGGGCGTCAGGACTCCTTTCTGTGTCCCAACGGCACGGTGTTCAACCAACGGTACTTCGTGTGTGACTGGTGGTACAACTTCGACTGTTCCACCGCCCCGGACTTCTACAACCTCAACGCCAACATCGGGGACACCAACGAGCATGTCAACGGGAACGGCAACGGGAATGGAAATGGTAACGGAAATGGCAACGGGAATGGAAATGGTAACGGTAACGGGAATGGCAACGGTAatggtaatggaaatgggaatggTGGTAATGGAAATGGCAACGGTAATGGTGGTAATGGAAATGGTGGTAATGGAAATGGCAACGGTAATGGTGGTAATGGAAATGGTGGTAATGGAAATGGCAACGGTAATGGTGGTAATGGAAATGGTGGTAATGGAAATGGCAACGGAAATGGTGGTAATGGAAATGGCAACGGTAATGGCAACGGAAATGGCGGTAATGGAAATGGCAACGGATTGGGTAACGGAAATGGTAACGGCAATGGAAATGGCAACGGTATCGGGAATGGAAACGGCAACGGATACTCTTACCCCAGACCTGGCAACGGTAACGGCAACGGTAATGGCAACGGAAATGGCAATGGCAACGGCAACGGTAATGGTAACAACGGTAATGGCAATGGCAACGGTAATGGCAATGGCAACGGTAATGGCAATGGCAACGGTTTTGGACATTCCTATggataa
- the LOC126987021 gene encoding uncharacterized PE-PGRS family protein PE_PGRS54-like, translating to MKLARILVTIGVLGLCLAEPQTYLPPVNGFNGGNGNGGTAIRGTNGNGNGNGNGNGVPLNGNGNGLNGNGNGNGVVNGNGNGLNGNGVNGNGYNGNGNGNGNGNGLPVNGNGLNGNGNGLPVNGNGLNGNGNGLPVNGNGNGNGNGLPVNGNGLNGNGNAINGNGNGNGNGNGYSYGPNGNGNGNGNGLNGNGNGNGGNGNGYSYGPNGNGNGNGLNGGNGNGANGNGYTNGANGNGLNGNGANGNGLNGANGYTNGANGNGNGANGNGLNGNGANGYTNGYTNGANGNGLNGNGANGNGLNGNGANGNGLNGNGANGNGLNGNGANGNGANGYTNGYTNGANGNGNGANGNGLNGNGANGYTNGNGNGVNGNGANGNGANGFTNGFTNGANGNGLNGNGIANGNGAATNGFATGERAVVNGNGLPEGVINGELDPLEALSEAIGGGGVAGEDYPVLSEVPDTGFSCDGLLPGYYADTAPEAGCQVFHICQEDGRQDSFLCPNGTIFNQQYFVCDWWYNFDCSTAEDYYDLNANFGVINGDETDIVNGNGLVNGNGNGLVNGNGNGLVNGNGNGLVNGNGNGLVNGNGNGLVNGNGNGLVNGNGANGNGIVNGNGNGLVNGNGANGNGIVNGNGFVRTNGNGYTNGVNGNGNGYTNGVNGNGNGVNGNGNGVNGNGNGVNGNGNGYTNGVNGNGNGVNGNGVNGNGNGYTNGVNGNGNGYTNGVNGNGNGVNGNGNGYTNGVNGNGNGVNGNGVNGNGNGVNGNGVNGNGNGVNGNGVNGNGNGVNGNGNGYTNGVNGNGNGVNGNGVNGNGNGVNGNGNGVNGNGNGVNGNGNGYTNGVNGNGNGVNGNGVIRTNGNGNGANGNGANGGNGVVNGANGNGYSYPNGNGNGNGNGNGSRISGLYQTPIV from the exons ATGAAGCTAGCGCGGATCTTAGTGACCATTG GTGTTCTGGGCCTCTGTTTGGCCGAGCCCCAGACCTACCTTCCCCCTGTTAACGGATTCAACGGCGGGAACGGTAACGGAGGAACTGCCATCCGGGGGACCAACGGCAACGGCAATGGAAATGGCAACGGAAATGGCGTTCCTCTGAATGGAAATGGAAACGGCCTCAACGGCAATGGCAACGGGAACGGTGTTGTTAACGGCAACGGCAATGGCCTGAATGGAAATGGAGTGAATGGAAATGGCTACAACGGCAACGGAAATGGTAATGGCAACGGCAATGGCCTTCCCGTTAACGGAAATGGTCTTAATGGCAACGGCAATGGCCTTCCCGTTAACGGAAATGGTCTTAATGGCAACGGCAATGGCCTTCCCGTTAACGGAAATGGTAATGGCAACGGCAATGGCCTTCCCGTTAACGGAAATGGTCTTAATGGCAACGGCAATGCCATTAACGGAAACGGAAATGGTAATGGAAACGGCAACGGCTACTCCTACGGGCCAAATGGCAACGGGAATGGCAACGGGAACGGCCTGAACGGTAACGGAAACGGAAACGGCGGCAACGGCAACGGATATTCCTACGGGCCAAACGGCAACGGTAATGGAAACGGTCTGAACGGCGGCAATGGCAACGGAGCTAACGGAAACGGCTACACCAACGGTGCTAACGGAAATGGTCTGAACGGAAACGGCGCCAACGGTAACGGACTTAACGGCGCTAACGGCTACACCAACGGCGCCAACGGTAACGGTAATGGCGCCAACGGCAACGGTCTCAACGGCAACGGCGCTAATGGATACACCAACGGCTACACGAACGGCGCCAACGGAAACGGTCTCAACGGCAACGGCGCAAACGGTAACGGTCTCAACGGCAATGGCGCAAACGGTAACGGTCTCAACGGCAATGGCGCCAACGGCAATGGTCTGAACGGCAACGGAGCTAATGGAAACGGCGCTAACGGCTACACCAACGGCTACACGAACGGCGCCAACGGAAACGGTAATGGCGCCAACGGTAACGGCCTTAACGGCAACGGCGCCAACGGATACACCAACGGAAACGGTAATGGCGTCAACGGCAACGGCGCTAACGGTAACGGCGCAAACGGATTCACCAACGGCTTCACGAACGGCGCCAACGGAAACGGTCTCAACGGCAATGGCATCGCTAACGGAAATGGCGCCGCTACCAACGGCTTCGCCACCGGGGAACGCGCTGTCGTCAACGGAAACGGTCTTCCTGAGGGTGTCATCAACGGTGAGCTGGACCCCTTGGAAGCCCTGAGCGAGGccatcggcggcggcggcgtggcagGGGAAGACTACCCCGTGCTGAGTGAGGTCCCCGACACCGGCTTCTCCTGCGACGGTCTGCTGCCAGGCTACTACGCCGACACCGCCCCCGAAGCTGGTTGCCag GTGTTCCACATTTGCCAAGAGGACGGGCGTCAGGACTCGTTCCTGTGTCCCAACGGCACCATCTTCAACCAGCAGTACTTCGTGTGTGACTGGTGGTACAACTTCGACTGTTCCACCGCCGAGGACTACTATGACCTCAACGCTAACTTCGGCGTCATCAACGGCGATGAAACTGATATCGTTAACGGCAATGGCCTCGTCAACGGCAACGGCAATGGCCTCGTCAACGGCAACGGCAATGGCCTCGTCAACGGCAACGGCAATGGCCTCGTCAACGGCAACGGCAATGGCCTCGTCAACGGCAACGGCAATGGCCTCGTCAACGGCAACGGCAATGGCCTCGTCAACGGCAACGGCGCCAACGGTAATGGCATCGTTAACGGCAACGGTAATGGTCTCGTCAACGGCAACGGCGCCAACGGTAATGGCATCGTTAACGGCAACGGCTTCGTGCGTACCAATGGCAACGGTTACACTAATGGCGTCAACGGTAATGGCAACGGTTACACTAACGGCGTCAACGGTAATGGCAACGGCGTCAACGGTAATGGTAACGGTGTCAATGGTAACGGCAATGGTGTCAACGGTAATGGCAACGGTTACACTAACGGCGTCAACGGTAACGGTAACGGTGTCAATGGTAATGGTGTCAACGGTAATGGCAACGGTTACACTAACGGCGTCAACGGTAATGGCAACGGTTACACTAACGGCGTCAACGGTAATGGCAACGGCGTCAACGGTAATGGCAACGGTTACACTAACGGCGTCAACGGTAATGGCAACGGCGTCAACGGTAACGGTGTCAACGGCAATGGCAACGGCGTCAACGGTAACGGCGTCAACGGTAATGGCAACGGCGTCAACGGTAACGGCGTCAACGGTAATGGCAACGGCGTCAACGGTAATGGCAACGGTTATACCAACGGCGTCAACGGTAATGGCAACGGCGTCAACGGTAACGGCGTCAACGGTAATGGCAACGGCGTCAACGGTAATGGCAACGGCGTCAACGGTAATGGCAACGGCGTCAACGGTAATGGCAACGGTTATACCAACGGCGTCAACGGTAATGGCAACGGCGTCAACGGCAACGGTGTTATTCGTACCAACGGCAACGGCAATGGGGCCAACGGTAATGGTGCCAATGGAGGAAACGGTGTTGTTAACGGAGCCAACGGGAATGGATACTCATACCCCAACGGTAATGGCAACGGAAACGGCAATGGTAACGGCAGCAGAATCAGTGGTCTGTATCAGACTCCCATTGTTtaa
- the LOC126986796 gene encoding lactosylceramide 4-alpha-galactosyltransferase-like, which yields MRLCGTVKPLRHPRGKELMRLHMRTTLLKLLSLLLLMLVVTITLQMKKQKATLRESNQISPARHPPHADDVNNDTWWRRLLCRNVHYTKDAVILPFLNRDVKPSKDRLNVFLTEMSCSPRPLYRSWCALESWALQNRRASVWLVMLGKAVDPSDGLLLALSEAYPNLRLVTMDLDWLFSSLPTHRLFSSGQWAGSTWPGKSLSNMVRLALVWRFGGFYTDFDTVCLRDVQGLSNVVGSQSSEIVNNAVFHFEHHHPFVQDNMEQQNKNFDGASFNVNGVNIMSEAAKTACNTSDFEDLVRKREGLCRGFRVLPESAFYPVAWDSWRDIFRPGAGPNLLKRLNGSYVLHAWNVFSALSPIRIGMGTLYDLVSSAYCPVTKRHLLEAGRVWGPF from the exons ATGAGGCTATGTGGAACCGTAAAGCCTCTTCGACATCCGAGAGGGAAAGAACTCATGAGGTTACATATGCGAACCACGCTGTTAAAACTTCTGTCGCTCCTACTGCTAATGTTGGTGGTGACTATAACACTCCAGATGAAGAAACAGAAGGCGACACTACGAGAAAGTAACCAAATCTCCCCAGCCCGCCACCCCCCCCATGCAG ATGATGTTAACAATGATACGTGGTGGAGGCGCCTCTTGTGTCGAAATGTTCACTACACGAAGGACGCCGTGATTCTGCCCTTCCTCAACAG GGACGTGAAGCCATCCAAAGACCGCCTCAACGTCTTCCTAACGGAGATGTCCTGCTCGCCACGCCCTCTATACCGCTCGTGGTGCGCCCTGGAGAG CTGGGCCCTGCAGAACCGAAGAGCGTCCGTATGGCTGGTGATGCTGGGGAAGGCCGTGGACCCGAGTGACGGCCTGCTGCTTGCCCTGTCCGAAGCCTACCCGAACCTGCGTCTCGTCACCATGGATCTTGACTGGCTGTTCTCGAGTCTCCCCACACATCGCCTCTTTTCCTCCGGGCAGTGGGCGGGGTCCA CGTGGCCTGGCAAAAGCCTCAGCAACATGGTTCGTCTGGCCTTGGTGTGGCGCTTCGGGGGCTTTTACACCGACTTCGACACCGTCTGTCTGCGGGACGTCCAGGGTCTGAGCAACGTGGTGGGCAGCCAAAGCTCTGAGATCGTCAACAACGCTGTTTTCCACTTCGAACATCATCACCCATTCGTTCAAGACAATATGGAGCAGCAGAATAAAAACTTCGAT GGGGCGTCCTTCAATGTGAATGGCGTCAACATCATGTCCGAGGCAGCAAAGACGGCTTGCAACACCTCTGACTTTGAGGATCTTGTAAGGAAGCGCGAGGGGCTGTGTCGAGGCTTCAGGGTCTTGCCAGAGTCAGCCTTTTACCCTGTGGCTTGGGATAGCTGGAGGGACATCTTTCGTCCCGGTGCTGGCCCAAACCTCCTCAAG AGGCTGAACGGTAGCTATGTCCTGCACGCCTGGAATGTGTTCAGCGCCCTCTCCCCCATCAGGATCGGGATGGGAACACTCTACGACCTGGTCTCGTCAGCTTACTGCCCCGTCACGAAGCGGCACCTGTTGGAGGCAGGGAGGGTGTGGGGTCCCTTCTGA